A portion of the Paenibacillus hamazuiensis genome contains these proteins:
- a CDS encoding YjcZ family sporulation protein — translation MSAVAGYGFTTTGIVLVLFILLVIVGRAIIL, via the coding sequence ATGAGCGCAGTAGCAGGTTACGGTTTTACAACCACCGGTATCGTCCTTGTGCTGTTCATCCTATTGGTTATCGTCGGCCGCGCCATCATTTTGTAG